TTCTACGATAGAATTAACTGCATGATTTAAAAAAAACAATAGATTATAGTCTATAAAAATAGCTCCTCTTTTGAGGAGGCAGAAGGAGGTATTTGTGGATTTCTTATCTAATTTTGTATCTGATTTTATCGGACAGTTGCAATCCCCAACTTTAGGGTTTCTCATTGGTGGAATGATAATTGCCGCCCTCGGTAGCCAACTACAAATTCCCGACTCAATTTATAAGTTTATTGTTTTCATGCTACTTATTAAAGTCGGTTTGAGCGGTGGTATTGCAATTCGTAAAGCCAATTTAGGGGAAATATTTTTACCCGCTTTGTTTGCTGTTTTGCTAGGTATATTAATCGTTTTCATTGCCCGATATACATTAGCTCAATTACCTAATATCAAAACAGTAGATGCTTTAGCCACGGGAGGTTTATTCGGGGCAGTTAGTGGTTCTACTTTGGCGGCAGGTTTAACGGCATTGGAAGCTCAAGGTATTGAATACGAAGCCTGGGCGGCGGCTCTTTACCCATTTATGGATATTCCTGCTCTTGTAACTGCGATCGTTATGGCTAGTGTTTATCTGAGCAAACGCCGTAATGATAAAGAAGAAGAATTCAGCAAAGTAGAATATGTTAGTAAACAGGCAGTTGCCGCAGGGGATTACTCTAGTATGGAATATCCTACAACTCGTCAAGAGTATCTTAGCCAACAACGTGGTACACCAAAGCGAGTAGAAATATGGCCTATTGTTAAAGAAAGTTTGCAAGGTTCTGCTTTATCCGCATTGTTACTTGGACTTGCTTTAGGTTTGTTCACCCAGCCTGAAAGTGTTTACGAGAGTTTCTTCAATCC
This is a stretch of genomic DNA from Cyanobacterium aponinum PCC 10605. It encodes these proteins:
- a CDS encoding sodium-dependent bicarbonate transport family permease, with translation MDFLSNFVSDFIGQLQSPTLGFLIGGMIIAALGSQLQIPDSIYKFIVFMLLIKVGLSGGIAIRKANLGEIFLPALFAVLLGILIVFIARYTLAQLPNIKTVDALATGGLFGAVSGSTLAAGLTALEAQGIEYEAWAAALYPFMDIPALVTAIVMASVYLSKRRNDKEEEFSKVEYVSKQAVAAGDYSSMEYPTTRQEYLSQQRGTPKRVEIWPIVKESLQGSALSALLLGLALGLFTQPESVYESFFNPLFRGLLSILMLIMGMEATARLSELRKVAQWYAVYAFIAPLVHGFIAFGFGMIAHALTGFSLGGVVILAVIACSSSDISGPPTLRAGIPSANPSAYVGSSTAIGTPVAIGIGIPLYIGLAQAIMGG